Proteins from one Porites lutea chromosome 3, jaPorLute2.1, whole genome shotgun sequence genomic window:
- the LOC140932309 gene encoding cartilage matrix protein-like, whose amino-acid sequence MRKQACLAYLNITVDKQGPCDKECKAVVDIAFIIDSSGSISRRNWERVKRFVKATTSKLDVSTSGARIAAIAYSTNPKVVMRFNDYRDTDEVNRGFDGMRHQSGFTYTDKALQLAERDVFQTSNGMRINVPKVAVVITDGKQTKTEKYTPLSEASQGIKNKGVTVYAVGVGKGVEMAELLEIASGPGNVLSTSSFEELQKIASELRRQFCEVPTPTPIKATTASTTPVYPTTRPIKRYYVCPVFYDVPCPGDHMCEHDRQCARKQKCCKHSCGYLFCSALVTRDKLGSCPYISRPSSCSSRSNECKYDVECKGDLKCCDDGCGNKICASTSYTPRLVVPTKATRVTTPAPTTSEPVPTTLAVTREILVTKIK is encoded by the exons ATGAGGAAGCAAGCTTGCTTAGCATATCTGAATATCACTGTTGATAAACAGGGTCCATGTG ATAAAGAATGCAAGGCCGTTGTAGATATTGCTTTTATCATTGACTCATCGGGAAGTATAAGTCGCCGAAACTGGGAGCGAGTTAAGCGATTCGTCAAGGCAACAACTAGCAAACTTGATGTGAGTACTTCTGGTGCAAGAATAGCAGCCATAGCATACAGCACCAATCCTAAGGTGGTGATGCGGTTTAACGATTACCGTGATACGGACGAAGTGAATCGAGGATTTGATGGAATGAGACATCAGAGCGGCTTTACTTATACAGACAAAGCTCTTCAACTCGCCGAAAGAGACGTATTTCAGACTTCCAATGGCATGAGGATAAACGTACCAAAG GTAGCGGTTGTCATCACAGACGGAAAGCAGACAAAAACAGAGAAGTACACGCCGCTCTCAGAAGCATCGCAaggaattaaaaacaaaggtgTTACTGTTTATGCAGTTGGGGTAGGAAAGGGAGTTGAGATGGCAGAGTTGTTGGAGATTGCATCTGGGCCAGGAAATGTTCTTTCCACTTCTTCTTTTGAGGAACTTCAGAAAATTGCTTCAGAGCTCAGAAGACAGTTTTGTGAAG TACCAACACCAACACCGATTAAAGCAACAACAGCATCAACAACTCCAG TGTATCCAACAACACGACCAATAAAGAGGTATTACGTTTGCCCGGTTTTTTATGACGTCCCTTGCCCTGGAGACCACATGTGCGAACACGATCGACAATGCGCTCGAAAGCAAAAATGCTGCAAGCATTCTTGTGGATATCTCTTTTGTTCTGCAT TGGTTACTCGCGACAAGCTTGGGTCCTGTCCTTACATTTCGAGACCATCTTCGTGTTCTTCTCGATCGAATGAATGTAAATACGACGTGGAATGTAAAGGAGACTTAAAATGCTGCGACGATGGTTGTGGAAATAAGATTTGTGCCTCAACCAGCTACACTCCAAGGCTTGTCG TTCCAACAAAAGCAACAAGAGTAACGACACCAGCACCAACAACCTCAG AGCCAGTACCAACAACATTAGCAGTAACACGAGAAATTTTagttacaaaaataaaatga
- the LOC140932310 gene encoding von Willebrand factor A domain-containing protein 2-like: MVDKQGPCEELCPIPMDTTFIVDSSVCDDSSNWNRLLYFIQTLVTYFNVSPSGGRIALIQFSTGANVVLKFNTLTGSLLNDAEVNRRVGLLKCQGGFRRIDKALDLAEKELLTPAGGVRDVSRPVLVITTGKQTADQGLYTPLDIASSRIQSKGAAVFVLGIGKDVDTSELTEIASSPDNIFTVDSFKDLHRKADEAKRGICILVTPVPTSPLVASALKSCPIPMDTTFIIDSSVCDDSSNWNRLLYFVQTLVNFFNVSPSGGRIALITFNSDAKVVLKFNTLSGSLLNNTEVNRLVSSLQCQGGLRRIDKALELADKEVLTTAAGMRDISRVIKKANINWDCSC, encoded by the exons ATGGTTGATAAACAAGGACCATGTG AAGAACTATGTCCAATACCAATGGATACCACTTTCATTGTCGATTCATCTGTATGTGACGACAGCAGTAACTGGAATCGCTTGCTATATTTTATCCAAACATTGGTGACTTATTTCAACGTGTCGCCGTCTGGGGGTCGCATTGCCCTGATCCAGTTTAGCACTGGCGCCAATGTGGTTCTCAAGTTCAACACATTAACAGGCAGCCTTCTTAATGACGCAGAAGTCAATCGACGAGTCGGTTTGTTAAAGTGCCAGGGTGGCTTCAGAAGGATAGATAAAGCGCTTGATCTGGCTGAGAAGGAACTATTGACACCAGCTGGAGGAGTTAGAGATGTATCGAGG CCTGTACTAGTCATTACCACTGGCAAGCAGACAGCAGACCAAGGATTGTACACGCCTCTTGATATAGCATCTTCTCGCATCCAGAGTAAAGGAGCAGCTGTGTTCGTCTTGGGTATTGGGAAAGACGTCGATACTTCCGAACTGACAGAAATTGCTTCTTCACCAGACAATATTTTTACAGTGGACTCCTTTAAAGATTTGCATAGAAAAGCTGATGAAGCAAAAAGAGGCATTTGCATTCTGG TAACCCCAGTACCGACGTCACCATTGGTAGCATCGGCGCTAA aATCTTGCCCAATACCAATGGATACTACTTTTATTATCGACTCTAGCGTTTGCGATGACAGCAGCAACTGGAACCGTCTGCTATACTTTGTCCAAACCTTAGTAAACTTTTTCAACGTGTCACCCTCTGGGGGTCGTATTGCTCTCATTACTTTCAACTCTGACGCCAAAGTAGTTCTTAAGTTCAACACTCTTTCTGGAAGTCTTCTTAATAACACAGAGGTCAACAGACTCGTTAGTTCCTTGCAATGCCAGGGTGGATTAAGAAGAATTGACAAAGCTTTGGAATTGGCCGACAAGGAGGTCTTGACTACCGCAGCTGGAATGAGAGACATCTCTAGGGTAATTAAAAAAGCTAATATTAACTGGGATTGTTCCTGCTAA
- the LOC140932311 gene encoding collagen alpha-4(VI) chain-like, which translates to MRRQACLGDISVTVAKQSPCDKECSSDVDIAFIIDSSGSIGRRNWERVKRFVKALVSKLDVSNSATRVAAIAYSTDAEVVMRFNDYQGTDEVNRGFDAMTYQRGYTYTDKALQLADSDLFQTSNGMRLSVPKLAVVITDGNQTKTGRYTRLSIAVQGIKNKGVTVYAVGVGRAADMAELLEIASAPEYVFRSQSFKRLQNLTSGLRGEFCVASLPTPSATIPTPFPPEDICPIPMDTTFIIDSSDCDDRSNWNRLLYFVQTLVTYFNVSPSGGRIALIQFSNDASVVLKFNTLTGSRLNGGEVNKRVGLLQCQSGFRRIDKALDLADVDVLTSDGGVRNISRPVLVITTGKQTTDQGLYTPLDIASSRLQKKGAAVFVLGIGKDVDTSELTEIASSPVNVFTVDSFRDLYRKTDEAKRGICILVPAIPTPTSALPAPESCPIPMDTTFIIDSSVCDDSGNWNRLLYFVKTLVNFFNVSPSGGRIALITFNSDAKVVLKFNTLSGSLLNSTEVNRLVSSLQCQGGLRRIDKALELADKEVLTTAAGMRDISRVIENVNINWDCFSLLAS; encoded by the exons ATGAGACGACAAGCCTGTTTGGGAGATATCTCTGTGACTGTCGCTAAGCAAAGTCCTTGTG aCAAAGAGTGTAGCTCCGATGTGGATATTGCGTTCATCATTGATTCATCTGGAAGTATTGGCCGCAGAAACTGGGAACGAGTTAAGCGATTTGTCAAAGCATTGGTTAGCAAACTTGACGTCAGTAATTCCGCAACAAGAGTAGCAGCTATAGCTTACAGCACCGATGCTGAGGTGGTGATGCGTTTTAACGATTATCAGGGTACGGACGAGGTTAATCGAGGATTTGATGCAATGACGTATCAGCGTGGTTATACCTATACAGACAAAGCTCTTCAACTCGCAGACAGCGATCTCTTTCAGACTTCTAACGGCATGAGGTTAAGCGTGCCAAAG CTCGCAGTTGTGATAACAGAcggaaatcaaacaaaaacgggCAGATATACCAGACTTTCAATCGCTGTACAggggataaaaaacaaaggagttaCAGTCTATGCTGTTGGTGTTGGAAGAGCAGCGGACATGGCAGAGCTACTTGAGATTGCATCTGCACCCGAATACGTGTTTAGATCCCAATCTTTTAAACGTCTTCAGAACTTAACTTCAGGGCTAAGAGGGGAGTTTTGCGTAG CGTCCTTACCAACACCCTCAGCTACAATACCAACACCTTTCCCTCCAG agGATATATGTCCCATCCCAATGGATACCACCTTCATTATTGATTCATCTGATTGTGACGACAGAAGCAATTGGAATCGCTTGCTGTATTTCGTCCAAACATTGGTAACGTATTTCAATGTATCACCATCTGGGGGTCGTATTGCCCTGATCCAGTTCAGCAATGATGCCAGTGTGGTTCTTAAGTTCAACACATTAACAGGAAGCCGTCTTAATGGCGGGGAGGTTAACAAACGGGTTGGTTTGTTGCAATGCCAAAGTGGTTTCAGAAGAATTGATAAAGCGCTGGATCTGGCTGACGTAGACGTTCTAACTTCCGATGGTGGAGTGAGAAATATTTCAAGG CCTGTTCTAGTCATCACCACTGGCAAGCAGACAACGGACCAAGGACTGTACACCCCTCTTGATATAGCATCATCGCGCCTCCAGAAAAAAGGAGCGGCGGTGTTCGTCTTAGGTATTGGAAAGGACGTCGATACTTCTGAACTTACGGAAATCGCCTCCTCACCTGTCAATGTTTTTACAGTGGACTCCTTCAGAGATTTGTACAGGAAAACTGATGAAGCAAAAAGAGGCATTTGTATACTAG TTCCTGCAATACCGACACCGACATCAGCACTACCCGCACCAG AATCTTGCCCAATACCAATGGATACTACTTTTATTATCGACTCAAGCGTTTGCGACGACAGCGGCAACTGGAACCGTCTGCTGTACTTTGTCAAAACCTTAGTAAACTTTTTCAACGTGTCACCCTCTGGGGGTCGTATTGCTCTCATTACTTTCAACTCTGACGCCAAAGTAGTTCTCAAGTTCAACACTCTTTCTGGAAGTCTTCTTAATAGCACAGAGGTCAACAGACTCGTTAGTTCCTTGCAATGCCAGGGTGGATTAAGAAGAATTGACAAAGCTTTGGAATTGGCCGACAAGGAGGTCCTGACTACCGCAGCTGGAATGAGAGACATCTCTAGGGTAATTGAAAACGTTAATATTAACTGGGATTGTTTCTCCTTATTAGCTAGTTAA